In Actinoplanes sp. NBC_00393, a single genomic region encodes these proteins:
- a CDS encoding Gfo/Idh/MocA family protein has translation MRFGLFGTGPWAHMAHAPALAAHPGVEFAGVWGRDPAKAADLAGRFGVRTYAGVDELIADVDAVAIALPPDVQAPIALRAAEAGRHLLLDKPVALRTDEANALAAAVAERDLASVVFFTRRFAPEVSGFVAGAVATGGWTEARVDHLGSIFEDGNPFGASPWRRERGGLWDVGPHALALVVPVLGPVTEVTGMAAEPDLTHLLLRHAGGAISRVTLSVDAPALAAREEAVFAGRAGVVPVPDAVWDPEQAFGVALDQLISAVAGGARPECDVRFGAEVTAVLVAAERAIRERVTVRLEG, from the coding sequence GTGCGCTTCGGACTTTTTGGAACCGGCCCCTGGGCGCACATGGCGCATGCACCGGCGCTGGCGGCGCATCCCGGGGTGGAGTTCGCCGGCGTGTGGGGGCGGGACCCGGCGAAGGCCGCCGATCTGGCCGGCCGGTTCGGCGTCCGGACCTACGCCGGCGTCGACGAGTTGATCGCGGATGTGGACGCGGTGGCGATCGCGCTGCCGCCCGATGTGCAGGCGCCGATCGCCCTGCGCGCGGCGGAGGCGGGACGGCACCTCCTGTTGGACAAGCCGGTCGCTCTGCGTACCGATGAAGCGAATGCTCTCGCCGCGGCAGTCGCAGAGCGTGACCTTGCCTCGGTGGTCTTCTTCACCCGGCGCTTCGCGCCGGAGGTCTCCGGCTTCGTCGCCGGGGCGGTCGCCACCGGTGGCTGGACCGAGGCCCGGGTCGACCATCTCGGTTCGATCTTCGAGGATGGGAACCCGTTCGGCGCCTCGCCCTGGCGGCGGGAGCGCGGCGGTCTCTGGGACGTCGGCCCGCACGCGCTCGCGCTGGTCGTGCCGGTGCTCGGTCCGGTCACCGAGGTGACCGGGATGGCCGCCGAGCCGGATCTGACCCACCTGCTGCTCCGGCACGCCGGCGGGGCGATCAGCCGGGTCACTCTTTCGGTGGACGCGCCCGCTCTCGCGGCACGCGAGGAAGCCGTGTTCGCCGGCCGGGCCGGAGTGGTGCCGGTGCCGGACGCGGTGTGGGACCCGGAACAGGCTTTCGGCGTGGCCCTGGACCAGCTGATCTCCGCTGTCGCGGGTGGCGCGCGCCCGGAGTGCGACGTGCGCTTCGGCGCCGAGGTGACCGCCGTGCTGGTCGCCGCCGAGCGGGCGATCCGGGAGCGGGTGACCGTGCGGCTGGAGGGCTGA
- a CDS encoding glutathionylspermidine synthase family protein: MRRVPYGPVRDGWQLTNFSLGLTYNDTELPDGTMTSYWREGPYYDFTAAEIEELETATATLHAMCVEAGDWMVQQCPRRTVEGRKQGFFASVCNDETCFLARIGIPEYTHEQILRTWFDGDAETWTHYDKDPDMRLPMQTPDYSPSVYGRFDLWYNGAGSVPRLLEFNAQTPTSLVEAAVIQWHWMDQTGVTQHEWRQWNSIHERLVGWEATPGEPGDPGAWRRNINKLREARTWLPEKPKIFFAYETSETSGEDRMNVAYLMATAEEAGYPVELIAMSQIGWDVAGDRVVFVPGPGQEHKAEPIDVIFMLYPWEWFWHEEGGKAFFRNMADPEKRGTVWIEPPYKAALLGNKALLPVLWKLFGDDPERGKYLLPAYFAESSGAAKLTSYAKKPVWGREGGSVTLVRDGVPITANPSEYGADGRYIVQELCELPSFEGLEGTLHPVIGAWLIDGEPAGMGIREGIGTEGLVTGNTCNFVPHAIESNA; encoded by the coding sequence GTGCGACGTGTTCCGTACGGGCCGGTGCGTGACGGCTGGCAGCTCACCAACTTCAGCCTCGGCTTGACGTACAACGACACCGAGCTGCCGGACGGCACCATGACGTCGTACTGGCGGGAGGGGCCGTACTACGACTTCACGGCGGCGGAGATCGAGGAGCTGGAGACGGCCACCGCCACCCTGCACGCGATGTGCGTGGAGGCCGGCGACTGGATGGTCCAGCAGTGCCCGCGCCGTACGGTCGAGGGCCGCAAGCAGGGCTTCTTCGCCTCGGTCTGCAACGACGAGACGTGTTTCCTGGCGCGCATCGGCATCCCGGAGTACACCCACGAGCAGATCCTGCGGACCTGGTTCGACGGCGACGCGGAGACGTGGACGCACTACGACAAGGATCCGGACATGCGTCTGCCGATGCAGACGCCGGACTACTCGCCGAGCGTCTACGGCCGCTTCGACCTCTGGTACAACGGGGCCGGCAGCGTGCCGCGGCTGCTCGAGTTCAACGCGCAGACGCCGACGTCGCTGGTGGAGGCCGCGGTCATCCAGTGGCACTGGATGGATCAGACCGGCGTCACCCAGCACGAGTGGCGCCAGTGGAACTCGATCCACGAGCGGCTGGTCGGCTGGGAGGCCACCCCGGGCGAGCCGGGCGACCCGGGAGCGTGGCGGCGCAACATCAACAAGCTGCGCGAGGCCCGTACCTGGCTCCCGGAGAAGCCGAAGATCTTCTTCGCGTACGAGACGAGCGAGACGTCCGGCGAGGACCGGATGAACGTCGCCTACCTGATGGCCACCGCCGAAGAGGCCGGCTACCCGGTCGAGCTGATCGCGATGAGCCAGATCGGCTGGGACGTGGCCGGTGACCGGGTCGTCTTCGTCCCCGGCCCGGGTCAGGAACACAAGGCCGAGCCGATCGACGTGATCTTCATGCTCTACCCGTGGGAGTGGTTCTGGCACGAGGAGGGCGGCAAGGCCTTCTTCCGCAACATGGCCGATCCCGAGAAGCGTGGCACGGTCTGGATCGAGCCGCCCTACAAGGCCGCGCTGCTCGGCAACAAGGCGCTGCTCCCGGTGCTGTGGAAGCTGTTCGGTGACGACCCGGAGCGCGGGAAGTACCTGCTGCCGGCCTATTTCGCCGAGTCCTCCGGCGCGGCGAAGCTGACCTCCTACGCCAAGAAGCCGGTCTGGGGCCGGGAAGGCGGTTCGGTCACCCTGGTCCGCGACGGGGTTCCGATCACGGCAAACCCCTCGGAGTACGGCGCTGACGGCCGTTACATCGTGCAGGAGCTCTGCGAACTGCCGTCCTTCGAGGGCCTGGAGGGCACGCTGCACCCGGTGATCGGCGCCTGGCTCATCGACGGGGAACCGGCCGGCATGGGCATCCGCGAGGGCATCGGCACCGAGGGCCTGGTGACCGGCAACACCTGCAACTTCGTCCCGCACGCCATCGAGTCCAACGCCTGA
- the fabG gene encoding 3-oxoacyl-ACP reductase FabG, which produces MSQSAPRRVAVVTGAARGIGEAIALKLAADGLAVAVVDLDEGACANTVTAIHDAGGTAVAVGADVADPAQVTAAVERVVSELGPPTVLVNNAGVLRDNLLFKMSEDDWDTVMAVHLRGAFLFSKAVQKHMVDAGFGRIVSLSSTSALGNRGQANYAAAKAGIQGFTKTLAIELGKFGITANAVAPGFIVTDMTRATAARIGVDFADFEKATVSQIPVNRAGRPEDVANTVAFLVSDGAGFVSGQVVYVAGGPKD; this is translated from the coding sequence ATGTCGCAGTCCGCACCCCGCCGGGTGGCCGTCGTCACCGGAGCCGCGCGCGGCATCGGCGAGGCGATCGCTCTGAAGCTCGCCGCCGATGGTCTGGCCGTCGCCGTCGTCGACCTCGACGAGGGCGCCTGCGCCAACACGGTGACCGCGATCCACGACGCGGGCGGCACGGCGGTGGCGGTCGGCGCGGACGTGGCCGACCCGGCCCAGGTGACTGCCGCGGTCGAGCGGGTGGTGTCCGAGCTCGGCCCGCCCACCGTGCTGGTCAACAACGCCGGGGTGCTCCGCGACAACCTGCTGTTCAAGATGTCCGAGGATGACTGGGACACCGTGATGGCGGTGCACCTGCGCGGCGCCTTCCTGTTCAGCAAGGCGGTGCAGAAGCACATGGTCGACGCCGGCTTCGGCCGGATCGTGAGCCTGTCCAGCACCTCCGCGCTCGGCAACCGCGGCCAGGCGAACTACGCCGCCGCCAAGGCCGGCATCCAGGGCTTCACCAAGACGCTCGCGATCGAGCTCGGCAAGTTCGGCATCACCGCGAACGCGGTCGCGCCCGGGTTCATCGTCACCGACATGACCCGGGCGACGGCCGCCCGTATCGGGGTCGATTTCGCAGATTTCGAGAAAGCGACCGTGAGTCAGATTCCGGTGAATCGGGCAGGCCGTCCCGAAGACGTGGCGAACACCGTAGCCTTCCTGGTCAGTGACGGGGCAGGCTTCGTCTCGGGACAGGTTGTGTATGTCGCGGGCGGGCCGAAAGACTGA
- a CDS encoding alpha-amylase family protein, with amino-acid sequence MSDRWYEKAVVYCLDIDSFADSNGDGCGDLRGLIGRLDYLSRLGITCLWLNPIHPSPNRDDGYDVSDFYNVDPRFGNLGDFAELLHEAGNRGIKVIIDLVVNHTSDQHPWFQSARSSPDSPYRDWFVWSETEPADRKQGMVFPGEQAETWTYDRTAKLWYYHRFYKFQPDLNINNPAVREEIKKICSFWLQLGVAGFRMDAVPFIIEKTEPGNPASPMDFEFLSELRQHVQWRRGDAVLLAEANVEPAQLTEYFGDAGGSSNRIHMLFDFMLNSRIMLALAREDPEQVIDALRDAPKLPQGGQWATFLRNHDEIDLSRLTTEQRADVFAKFGPDENMQLYGRGIRRRLAPMLGNDRRHIELAYSLQFTLRGTPVLRYGEEIGMGDDLEQPGRHSVRTPMQWSLQPNGGFSTADPDQLVRPVISDGEFSYSQVNVTLQRHDPNSLLSWFERMIRTLREAPEIGGGECKHVDVPVPPGVLVHRADDGTGTMVFVHNLGTEPGVVDLSSLAAEADFPNDVLADQEYPEPGKLDAIRVEGHGYRWIRLRRTA; translated from the coding sequence ATGAGTGACCGGTGGTATGAGAAGGCCGTCGTCTATTGCCTGGACATCGACAGCTTCGCCGACTCGAACGGTGACGGGTGCGGTGACCTGCGCGGCCTGATCGGCCGTCTCGACTATCTGTCCCGGCTGGGCATCACCTGCCTGTGGCTGAACCCGATCCACCCCTCGCCGAACCGCGACGACGGGTACGACGTGTCGGACTTCTACAACGTCGATCCGCGGTTCGGCAACCTGGGCGATTTCGCCGAGCTGCTGCACGAGGCGGGCAACCGCGGCATCAAGGTCATCATCGACCTGGTGGTGAACCACACCTCCGACCAGCACCCGTGGTTCCAGTCGGCACGGTCGTCGCCGGATTCGCCGTACCGAGACTGGTTTGTCTGGAGCGAGACCGAGCCTGCGGACCGCAAGCAGGGCATGGTCTTTCCGGGCGAGCAGGCGGAGACCTGGACCTACGACCGCACCGCGAAACTCTGGTACTACCACCGGTTCTACAAGTTCCAGCCGGACCTGAACATCAACAACCCGGCGGTCCGCGAGGAGATCAAGAAGATCTGCTCGTTCTGGCTGCAGCTCGGGGTCGCCGGGTTCCGGATGGACGCGGTGCCGTTCATCATCGAGAAGACCGAGCCCGGCAATCCGGCCTCGCCGATGGACTTCGAATTCCTCTCCGAGCTGCGCCAGCACGTCCAGTGGCGGCGTGGCGACGCGGTCCTGCTGGCCGAGGCCAATGTGGAGCCGGCCCAGCTCACCGAGTACTTCGGGGATGCCGGTGGCTCGTCGAACCGGATCCACATGCTGTTCGACTTCATGCTGAACAGCAGGATCATGCTGGCGCTGGCCCGAGAAGACCCGGAGCAGGTCATCGACGCCCTCCGGGACGCGCCGAAGCTGCCGCAGGGTGGGCAGTGGGCGACGTTCCTGCGCAACCACGACGAGATCGACCTGTCCCGGCTCACCACCGAGCAGCGTGCGGACGTGTTCGCCAAGTTCGGCCCGGACGAGAACATGCAGCTCTACGGCCGGGGCATCCGCCGCCGGCTGGCGCCGATGCTCGGCAACGACCGGCGGCACATCGAGCTGGCCTACTCGCTGCAGTTCACCCTGCGGGGCACGCCGGTGCTGCGCTACGGCGAGGAGATCGGCATGGGGGACGACCTCGAGCAGCCCGGCCGGCACTCGGTGCGTACCCCGATGCAGTGGTCGCTGCAGCCCAACGGCGGGTTCTCCACCGCGGACCCGGACCAGCTGGTCCGCCCGGTCATCTCCGACGGCGAGTTCAGCTATTCACAGGTCAACGTCACCCTGCAACGGCACGATCCGAACTCGCTGCTCTCCTGGTTCGAGCGGATGATCCGTACGCTGCGCGAGGCCCCGGAGATCGGCGGCGGCGAGTGCAAGCACGTCGACGTGCCCGTGCCGCCCGGCGTGCTGGTGCACCGGGCCGACGACGGCACCGGGACGATGGTCTTCGTGCACAACCTGGGCACCGAGCCGGGTGTGGTCGATCTGAGCAGCCTGGCCGCCGAGGCCGACTTTCCGAACGACGTGCTGGCCGACCAGGAGTACCCGGAGCCCGGCAAGCTCGACGCGATCCGGGTCGAGGGACACGGATACCGGTGGATCCGGCTGCGCAGGACGGCCTGA
- a CDS encoding DedA family protein, translated as MAEGDLTNLGGLTGWVASVIDSLGEVGVGLLVALENLVPPIPSEIVLSMAGYLASVGRVNLVLVWITATLGALGGALLLYWLGRGLGEDRLRRWLDKVPLVDLDDLDKADRWFSKHEKSAVLIGRCMPVVRSLVSIPAGANHMRLGLFILFTTLGSGVWNALFIGGGYALGSRWQDLETYAHYFDYAIWAFFAIVIGQWVFKKVRKRRRAAARTSDRA; from the coding sequence ATGGCCGAAGGCGATCTCACCAACCTCGGTGGACTGACCGGCTGGGTCGCTTCGGTGATCGACTCACTCGGCGAGGTCGGCGTCGGCCTGCTGGTCGCACTCGAGAATCTCGTGCCGCCCATCCCGAGCGAGATCGTCCTGTCGATGGCCGGTTACCTCGCCAGCGTCGGCCGGGTCAACCTGGTGCTGGTCTGGATCACCGCGACGCTCGGCGCGCTCGGCGGTGCGCTGCTGCTCTACTGGCTGGGCCGCGGGCTCGGTGAGGACCGGCTGCGCCGCTGGCTCGACAAGGTTCCGCTGGTCGACCTCGACGACCTGGACAAGGCGGACCGCTGGTTCTCCAAGCACGAGAAGTCAGCCGTGCTGATCGGCCGCTGCATGCCGGTGGTGCGCAGCCTGGTCTCCATCCCGGCGGGCGCCAACCACATGCGGCTCGGGCTGTTCATTCTGTTCACCACCCTCGGCAGCGGGGTGTGGAACGCGCTGTTCATCGGCGGCGGCTACGCGCTCGGGTCGCGCTGGCAGGACCTGGAGACGTACGCCCACTACTTCGACTACGCGATCTGGGCGTTCTTCGCCATCGTGATCGGACAGTGGGTGTTCAAGAAGGTCCGCAAACGCCGGCGCGCGGCCGCCCGGACGAGCGACCGCGCGTAG
- a CDS encoding carbohydrate-binding protein: MNLRRKIAVIAAVAAVGTAAAVLPMATSSAAVACAPAWSASAVYVKDNVASQNGHNYTAKWWTQGESPATNSSQWAVWIDNGVCGGTTPTTPPTTPPTTGPTPPPTGNKMAAAPYLYPGWGNPPAPATVVNATGIKAFTLAFVLASNGCNPAWDGSTGLTGGAHASTIAAIRAAGADVVPSIGGWSGNKLGPNCATAEALAGAYQKVIDTFQLKAIDVDIENTDEFENYVVADRIVDALKIVKQRNPGVKTILTFGTTPSGPNAHGVRLIQQAKAKNANIDVFTQMPFDFSGHADMYAATVGATEGLKNVLKTTFGLNDAQAYSRIGISGMNGLSDQQELTSVETWTRIRDYAKNNGLARFAFWAVNRDRGCAGGGVVSNCSGIAQADWAFTKVSAGF; encoded by the coding sequence ATGAACCTGCGCAGGAAGATCGCCGTCATCGCGGCAGTCGCAGCGGTCGGTACGGCCGCGGCGGTCCTGCCGATGGCCACCTCGAGCGCGGCCGTCGCGTGCGCCCCGGCGTGGAGCGCGTCCGCGGTTTACGTCAAGGACAACGTGGCCTCGCAGAACGGCCACAACTACACCGCGAAGTGGTGGACGCAGGGCGAGTCACCCGCCACCAACAGCAGCCAGTGGGCCGTCTGGATCGACAACGGGGTCTGCGGTGGAACCACCCCGACCACGCCGCCGACCACCCCGCCCACGACCGGGCCGACGCCGCCGCCGACCGGCAACAAGATGGCCGCCGCGCCGTACCTCTACCCCGGCTGGGGCAACCCGCCGGCGCCGGCCACGGTGGTCAACGCGACCGGGATCAAGGCGTTCACGCTGGCGTTCGTGCTCGCCAGCAACGGCTGCAACCCGGCCTGGGACGGCTCGACCGGTCTCACCGGCGGGGCGCACGCCAGCACCATCGCGGCGATCCGGGCGGCCGGCGCGGACGTCGTTCCGTCGATCGGCGGGTGGAGCGGCAACAAGCTCGGCCCGAACTGCGCAACGGCCGAGGCGCTGGCCGGGGCGTACCAGAAGGTGATCGACACGTTCCAGCTCAAGGCGATCGACGTCGACATCGAGAACACCGACGAGTTCGAGAACTACGTGGTGGCGGACCGGATCGTCGACGCGCTGAAGATCGTCAAGCAGCGCAACCCGGGCGTGAAGACCATCCTCACCTTCGGCACCACGCCGAGCGGGCCGAACGCGCACGGCGTACGGCTGATCCAGCAGGCCAAGGCGAAGAACGCGAACATCGACGTCTTCACCCAGATGCCGTTCGACTTCAGCGGCCACGCGGACATGTACGCCGCCACGGTCGGCGCCACCGAGGGCCTGAAGAACGTGCTGAAGACGACCTTCGGCCTCAACGACGCGCAGGCGTACTCCCGGATCGGGATCTCCGGCATGAACGGCCTCTCCGACCAGCAGGAGCTGACCTCGGTGGAGACCTGGACCCGGATCCGGGACTACGCGAAGAACAACGGTCTGGCCCGGTTCGCCTTCTGGGCGGTCAACCGGGACCGGGGCTGCGCCGGCGGTGGAGTGGTCTCCAACTGCTCCGGCATCGCCCAGGCCGACTGGGCGTTCACCAAGGTGAGCGCCGGCTTCTGA
- a CDS encoding chitinase, translating to MKRTRSVILATVTALVAGGAATYFSGNASAATACAPAWSSAAVYVKGNVVSQNNQNYTAKWWTQNESPAVRSGQWDVWANNGACAGGTNPTTPPTTTPPTTTPPTTTPPTTTPPTTTPPTTNPPSNGSLPKHFITGYWQNFDNGAAPLKLAAVPATYDLIAVAFADATATQGAVTFTLDPGLATAVGGYTDAQFKADIATLHSRGKKVIISVGGEKGTVAVNSAAAATAFADSVHTLIRNYGFDGVDIDLENGLNPTYMAQALRSLRSKVGSSLIITMAPQTIDMQNPQSSYFKLALDIKDILTVVFTQYYNSGSMLGCDNNAAYSQGTVNFLTALACIPLQNGLRPDQIALGLPASTRAAGGGYVAPSVVNAALDCLAKGTNCGTFKPPATYPGIRGAMTWSINWDVTNGNGWANTIDPHLATLP from the coding sequence ATGAAGCGCACCCGATCGGTAATCCTCGCAACGGTCACGGCGCTGGTCGCCGGTGGAGCGGCGACGTATTTCTCCGGCAACGCGTCGGCCGCGACGGCTTGCGCGCCCGCCTGGAGCTCGGCCGCCGTCTACGTCAAGGGCAACGTGGTCTCGCAGAACAACCAGAACTACACCGCGAAGTGGTGGACGCAGAACGAGTCGCCGGCTGTCCGCAGTGGTCAGTGGGACGTGTGGGCGAACAACGGCGCCTGTGCGGGCGGCACGAACCCGACCACGCCGCCCACCACGACGCCGCCTACGACGACACCGCCCACCACCACGCCGCCGACCACCACGCCGCCCACGACGACTCCGCCGACGACGAATCCGCCCAGCAACGGGTCGCTGCCGAAGCACTTCATCACCGGGTACTGGCAGAACTTCGACAACGGCGCCGCGCCGCTCAAGCTCGCCGCCGTCCCGGCCACCTACGACCTGATCGCGGTCGCCTTCGCGGACGCCACCGCCACCCAGGGCGCGGTCACCTTCACCCTCGACCCGGGCCTGGCCACCGCGGTCGGCGGCTACACCGACGCCCAGTTCAAGGCGGACATCGCCACCCTGCACTCGCGGGGCAAGAAGGTGATCATCTCGGTCGGCGGCGAGAAGGGCACGGTCGCCGTCAACAGCGCCGCCGCGGCCACCGCGTTCGCCGACTCGGTGCACACGCTGATCAGGAACTACGGCTTCGACGGCGTCGACATCGACCTGGAGAACGGGCTCAACCCGACCTATATGGCGCAGGCCCTGCGGTCGCTGCGGAGCAAGGTCGGCAGCAGCCTGATCATCACGATGGCGCCGCAGACCATCGACATGCAGAACCCGCAGTCGTCGTACTTCAAGCTGGCGCTGGACATCAAGGACATCCTCACCGTCGTCTTCACCCAGTACTACAACTCCGGTTCGATGCTGGGCTGCGACAACAACGCCGCGTACAGCCAGGGCACCGTGAACTTCCTGACCGCGCTGGCCTGCATCCCCCTGCAGAACGGGCTGCGCCCGGATCAGATCGCCCTCGGCCTGCCGGCCAGCACCCGCGCGGCCGGCGGTGGCTACGTCGCCCCGTCGGTGGTCAACGCCGCCCTCGACTGCCTGGCCAAGGGCACCAACTGCGGCACCTTCAAGCCGCCGGCGACCTACCCGGGCATCCGCGGCGCGATGACCTGGTCGATCAACTGGGACGTCACCAACGGCAACGGCTGGGCCAACACGATCGACCCGCACCTCGCCACCCTCCCCTGA
- a CDS encoding carboxylate-amine ligase, whose protein sequence is METVTEGTELPPEIAAEAERHDLLTLGVEEEYLLVDATEPRAVEAVEAVFDELPDELRGSVQHEYYRSQIEVASPPQLELEGLTTAMRRLRSELAAATERAGARLIAVGTGPASGPNMRIVDNPRYHRMRERFGDLSPGQGMCGTHVHVSIPDPETGVQVLNHLRPWLPILQAATANSPLFAGRDTCYASWRSMMWERWPTVGPTPYLQSHEHYLTLIADLEASGAMLDEGMLYWYARLSASYPTVEIRMGDVTPTLDDAILLAALTRALVATLLREVREGIEAPDVAHPLLMAAHWRAAHDGLEGLNIDMATRQPRPAWRLMRQLFDYVRPELERHGDLETATLLLGRLRSNGTGAARQRAILAGGEPVGAVVDWLAQATKGEA, encoded by the coding sequence ATGGAAACCGTCACCGAGGGCACCGAACTCCCCCCGGAGATCGCCGCCGAGGCCGAACGCCACGACCTGCTGACCCTCGGCGTCGAGGAGGAATATCTCCTGGTCGACGCGACCGAACCGCGTGCTGTCGAGGCGGTCGAGGCGGTCTTCGACGAGCTGCCGGACGAGCTGCGCGGCAGCGTGCAGCACGAGTACTACCGGAGCCAGATCGAGGTGGCCAGTCCGCCGCAGCTCGAGCTGGAGGGGCTCACCACGGCGATGCGGCGGCTCCGGTCCGAGCTCGCGGCCGCGACCGAGCGGGCCGGCGCCCGGTTGATCGCGGTCGGCACCGGCCCGGCCTCCGGACCCAACATGCGGATCGTGGACAACCCGCGGTACCACCGGATGCGCGAGCGCTTCGGCGACCTCTCCCCCGGGCAGGGCATGTGCGGTACGCACGTGCACGTCAGCATCCCGGACCCGGAGACCGGCGTGCAGGTTCTCAACCACCTGCGGCCCTGGCTGCCGATCCTGCAGGCCGCCACGGCGAACTCACCGCTGTTCGCCGGGCGCGACACCTGCTACGCCAGCTGGCGCTCGATGATGTGGGAGCGCTGGCCGACCGTCGGCCCCACGCCGTACCTGCAGTCGCACGAGCACTACCTGACGCTCATCGCCGACCTGGAGGCCAGCGGCGCGATGCTCGACGAGGGGATGCTCTATTGGTACGCGCGCCTCTCCGCGAGCTATCCGACGGTGGAGATCCGGATGGGCGACGTCACCCCGACCCTGGACGACGCGATCCTGCTCGCCGCCCTGACCCGGGCCCTGGTCGCCACCCTGCTGCGCGAGGTGCGGGAGGGGATCGAGGCGCCCGACGTGGCGCACCCGCTGCTGATGGCGGCGCACTGGCGGGCGGCGCACGACGGCCTCGAGGGCCTCAACATCGACATGGCGACCCGGCAGCCGCGCCCGGCCTGGCGGCTGATGCGGCAGCTCTTCGACTACGTGCGGCCGGAGCTGGAGCGGCACGGTGACCTGGAGACGGCCACGTTGCTGCTGGGCCGGCTGCGGTCGAACGGCACCGGTGCGGCCCGGCAGCGCGCCATCCTTGCCGGTGGCGAGCCGGTCGGCGCGGTGGTGGACTGGCTCGCCCAGGCCACCAAGGGCGAGGCCTGA
- a CDS encoding polysaccharide deacetylase family protein: MTGTHRAPGTLPLETWLETAKKRPQILLGTLVAAGLLLTAVPIPQSGGENTSVMNVAAQAVAGRITEKQPERPKTEEPPAAAARPAATQTAAPPPPTPEATRTAPEREEAAPERVTVPKGDGPASSLITTGSQVVMLSFDDGPDPNETPKILALLDKYQVKAVFCLVGTQAQAHPELVRQIVDAGHVLCNHTWDHDLAIGKKKPDKIRDDLDRTAAAIRAAVPDAEIPYFRAPGGNFTDRLVEVAYGKQMTSLYWEVDPRDWFHPAGETYDQRVKRIVDEVKKNTRPGSIVLAHDFNQPATTEAFERLLPWLTERFQVGLPGDPVRPAEPEPSTPAEPEPTTPATPQPSGSATAPEVTPSVPA; the protein is encoded by the coding sequence GTGACCGGTACGCATCGCGCGCCCGGCACGCTGCCCCTGGAAACCTGGCTGGAGACCGCGAAGAAGCGGCCGCAGATCCTGCTCGGCACCCTGGTCGCGGCCGGGCTGCTGCTGACCGCCGTGCCGATCCCGCAGAGCGGCGGCGAGAACACCAGCGTGATGAACGTGGCCGCGCAGGCGGTGGCCGGCCGGATCACCGAGAAGCAGCCGGAGCGGCCGAAGACCGAGGAGCCCCCGGCCGCGGCCGCACGCCCGGCAGCCACCCAGACCGCCGCACCGCCGCCGCCCACGCCGGAAGCGACCCGCACCGCGCCGGAGCGTGAGGAGGCCGCCCCGGAGAGGGTGACCGTGCCGAAGGGTGACGGCCCGGCGAGCTCGCTGATCACCACCGGCTCGCAGGTGGTCATGCTGTCGTTCGACGACGGCCCGGACCCGAACGAGACCCCGAAGATCTTGGCTCTGCTCGACAAGTACCAGGTCAAGGCGGTCTTCTGCCTGGTCGGCACGCAGGCGCAGGCGCACCCTGAGCTGGTCCGGCAGATCGTCGACGCCGGGCACGTGCTCTGCAACCACACCTGGGACCACGACCTGGCGATCGGGAAGAAGAAGCCGGACAAGATCCGCGATGATCTGGATCGGACAGCGGCGGCGATCCGGGCCGCGGTTCCGGACGCCGAGATCCCGTACTTCCGGGCGCCGGGCGGCAACTTCACCGACCGGCTGGTCGAGGTGGCGTACGGGAAGCAGATGACCTCGCTGTACTGGGAGGTGGACCCGCGCGACTGGTTCCACCCGGCCGGCGAGACCTACGACCAGCGCGTGAAGCGGATCGTCGACGAGGTGAAGAAGAACACCCGGCCCGGCTCGATCGTGCTGGCCCACGACTTCAACCAGCCCGCGACCACCGAGGCGTTCGAGCGGCTGCTGCCCTGGCTGACCGAGAGATTCCAGGTCGGCCTGCCCGGCGACCCGGTGCGGCCGGCCGAGCCGGAGCCAAGCACGCCGGCCGAGCCGGAGCCGACCACGCCCGCTACCCCGCAGCCGTCCGGGTCGGCCACCGCGCCGGAGGTCACCCCTTCCGTGCCCGCCTGA